In the genome of Populus alba chromosome 11, ASM523922v2, whole genome shotgun sequence, one region contains:
- the LOC140956088 gene encoding probable terpene synthase 3 produces MCLSTGEADVFNKYKDDKGNFKENLTKDVKGLLSLYEASYLSVHGEIILDEALVFTETHLKSMTSSTSNPALKPAKSNFNMLQKLWWKELDFTTKLPFARDRLIIVVLGLFSEPQYALARQILTKSTMLVSVLDDINDVHGTIEELEQFTKMIERWDTSMEDLPDYTKVWFEALFVSSSEIEEETTKEGRSYCVSYAKEAVNLILLLTQSARCFNEDHVPTLEENRKNGVFSCTYPLLTGSSLCGMGKIASKDRLVAGIYSGSLCISLF; encoded by the exons ATGTGTTTATCAACCGGTGAAGCAGATGTATTCAACAAGTACAAGGATGACAAAGGCAACTTCAAGGAAAATCTTACAAAAGATGTGAAAGGGTTATTAAGTTTGTATGAGGCTTCATACCTCAGTGTTCACGGAGAAATTATACTGGATGAAGCTCTTGTGTTTACTGAAACTCACCTCAAGTCCATG ACGAGCAGCACATCGAACCCTGCACTAAAGCCTGCAAAGTCGAATTTCAATATGCTGCAAAAGTT GTGGTGGAAAGAGTTGGACTTCACGACAAAGCTACCTTTCGCTCGAGACAGATTGATCATTGTGGTGTTAGGCCTGTTTAGCGAGCCACAGTACGCTCTTGCCCGACAGATACTAACCAAATCCACTATGCTTGTATCCGTATTGGATGACATAAATGATGTGCATGGTACTATTGAAGAACTTGAGCAGTTCACCAAAATGATTGAGAG ATGGGATACAAGCATGGAAGATCTCCCTGATTACACGAAAGTTTGGTTTGAGGCACTATTTGTTTCCTCGAGTGAAATTGAGGAAGAAacaaccaaggaagggagatctTACTGTGTATCTTATGCGAAAGAAGCCgtaaatttgattcttttgttAACTCAATCGGCAAGATGTTTTAACGAAGATCATGTGCCAACATTAGAAGAAAACAGGAAAAATGGGGTGTTTAGCTGTACTTACCCTTTGCTCACAGGTTCATCCTTGTGTGGGATGGGCAAAATCGCTTCAAAGGATCGATTGGTTGCTGGGATCTATTCAGGCTCATTGTGCATctcattattttga
- the LOC118047468 gene encoding cytochrome P450 726A27 translates to MLLSLPVFLTILLVISILWTWMKLIKSNKSSSNPPPGPWKVPFIGNLHQLVHPLPHHRLRDLAKKFGPVMQLQVGEVSTVVISSSEAAKEVMKTHEINFVERPHLLAASVLFYNRKDIAFAPYGEYWRQLKKTSILELLSAKRVRSFKSIREEEVSNFITSIYSKEGSPINLSRMIFSLESGITAKTSIGKKCKNQEAFLPIVEELAEALGGLNMIDIFPSSKFLYMVSPVRSRLERMHREADAILESIISERRANSASASKTGKNEEDDLLGVLLNLQDHGNLEFQLTTSTIKAIILEMFSGGGDTSATALEWAMSELIKNPRVMEKAQKEVRQVFNDLGTIPDETSLHDLKFLKLIIKETLRLHPPVPMIPRECRKRCDVNGYDIDVKSKVLINAWAIGRDPSYWSEPERFYPERFINVSTDFKGSDFEFIPFGAGKRICPGMLFAMANTEFALAQMLYHFDWKPAGGLKPEDLDMTESFGGAVKRKQDLMLIPISHRSLVG, encoded by the exons ATGTTGCTCTCCCTCCCAGTTTTTTTAACCATCCTTCTCGTTATCTCCATCTTATGGACATGGATGAAACTTATCAAAAGCAACAAGTCAAGTTCAAATCCACCTCCTGGGCCATGGAAAGTACCCTTTATTGGAAACCTTCACCAGCTAGTTCACCCTCTGCCCCATCATCGCCTAAGGGACTTGGCCAAGAAATTTGGACCTGTGATGCAACTTCAAGTTGGTGAAGTTTCCACTGTCGTTATTTCTTCATCGGAAGCAGCGAAAGAAGTGATGAAAACCCACGAAATCAACTTTGTTGAAAGACCTCATCTCCTAGCTGCAAGCGTCCTGTTCTACAACCGTAAAGACATTGCATTTGCACCGTATGGCGAGTATTGGAGACAACTAAAGAAAACTTCCATATTAGAGCTTCTCTCTGCAAAACGTGTACGATCATTCAAATCTATTAGGGAAGAAGAggtatctaattttattacttcCATTTATTCAAAAGAGGGGTCTCCAATCAACCTTAGTAGGATGATATTTTCTTTAGAAAGTGGCATCACTGCGAAAACAAGCATTGGTAAGAAATGCAAAAACCAAGAAGCTTTCTTACCAATTGTTGAGGAATTGGCGGAGGCTCTTGGAGGTTTGAATATGATAGATATATTCCCTTCCTCCAAATTTCTTTACATGGTCAGTCCGGTCAGGTCTAGACTCGAAAGGATGCACAGAGAAGCAGATGCGATACTTGAAAGCATCATCTCCGAGCGTAGAGCCAACTCCGCTTCAGCGTCAAAGACGGGCAAGAACGAAGAGGATGATCTTCTTGGTGTTCTTTTGAATCTTCAAGACCATGGAAACCTTGAATTCCAATTAACAACAAGCACTATCAAAGCAATCATCCTG GAAATGTTCAGTGGTGGAGGTGACACTTCGGCAACAGCTTTAGAATGGGCAATGTCAGAATTGATAAAGAACCCGAGAGTAATGGAGAAGGCACAAAAAGAAGTGAGACAAGTCTTCAATGATCTTGGAACTATTCCTGACGAAACAAGCCTTCATGATTTAAAATTCTTGAAGTTGATTATCAAAGAAACTCTACGATTACATCCTCCGGTACCAATGATTCCAAGAGAGTGCAGGAAGAGATGTGATGTTAATGGATACGACATCGACGTCAAGAGTAAGGTATTGATTAATGCATGGGCAATTGGAAGAGATCCCAGTTATTGGAGTGAACCTGAGAGATTCTATCCAGAGAGATTCATCAATGTTTCGACTGATTTTAAGGGTAGCGACTTCGAATTCATCCCATTCGGTGCTGGAAAGAGGATTTGTCCTGGCATGTTGTTTGCTATGGCCAACACTGAGTTTGCACTTGCGCAGATGTTATACCATTTTGACTGGAAACCTGCTGGTGGATTGAAGCCTGAAGATCTTGACATGACGGAGTCTTTTGGTGGCGcagttaaaagaaaacaagatctTATGTTAATTCCCATTTCACATCGTTCACTCGTGGGATAA
- the LOC118047467 gene encoding scarecrow-like protein 21 isoform X1, which translates to MGSHQHFGYGVTGAGLSYSSSYPSVPSMPDRLFGSLKLDIGNSTSSPFSTQFDCDTNATMVSDSQDCYSSTQNLSGESSSYFSRLNPSGGTSLLQDASSSHNIKHTLLKLETTLMGPDDDEDVSTPNTCLGASSRPPTSDQKPRAWSQQHEGSHVIQTQTSFVSRQRQFHEGAHVEKRQKEMEEVPFHGIPSGDLKQLLIACAKALAENKVNDFDKLIEKARSVVSISGEPIQRLGAYLVEGLVARKESSGTNIYRALRCKEPEGKDLLSYMHTLYEICPYLKFGYMAANGAIAEACRNEDHIHIVDFHIAQGTQWMTLLQALAARPGGAPHVRITGIDDPVSKYARGDGLDAVARRLTAISEKFNIPIEFHGVPVYAPDVTKEMFDLRPGEALAVNFPLELHHTPDESVDVNNPRDGLLRMIKSLNPKVVTLVEQESNTNTTPFLTRFVETLNYYLAMFESIDVRLPRNQKERISVEQHCLARDIVNVIACEGKEREERHELFGKWKSRFMMAGFRQCPLSSYVNSVIRSLLRCYSEHYTLVEIDGAMLLGWKDRNLISASAWY; encoded by the coding sequence ATGGGATCACACCAGCATTTTGGATACGGTGTCACTGGTGCGGGCCTATCCTACTCATCTTCTTATCCTTCTGTTCCTTCCATGCCTGATAGGTTGTTTGGTTCATTGAAATTAGATATAGGAAATTCAACCAGCTCGCCCTTCTCAACTCAATTTGATTGTGATACAAATGCTACTATGGTAAGTGACAGCCAGGACTGCTACAGCTCCACACAGAATCTCTCAGGTGAATCTAGCAGTTATTTTAGTAGGCTGAACCCTTCTGGTGGCACTTCATTGCTGCAAGATGCAAGTTCTAGCCATAACATAAAACACACGTTGCTGAAATTGGAGACTACTCTAATGGGGCCAGACGATGATGAAGATGTAAGCACACCGAATACTTGTTTGGGGGCAAGTAGCAGGCCACCGACATCAGATCAGAAACCTAGGGCCTGGAGCCAGCAGCACGAGGGTTCTCATGTTATTCAGACTCAGACATCTTTTGTTTCAAGGCAGAGGCAGTTCCACGAAGGTGCTCATGTTGAGAAACGccaaaaagaaatggaagaagTACCTTTTCATGGCATTCCATCTGGAGATTTGAAGCAGCTGTTGATTGCATGTGCTAAAGCTCTTGCTGAAAACAAGGTGAATGATTTCGATAAGTTGATTGAGAAGGCCAGAAGTGTGGTGTCTATCAGTGGGGAGCCAATCCAGCGTCTTGGTGCATACTTGGTAGAGGGATTGGTAGCAAGGAAGGAGTCATCAGGTACTAATATTTATCGTGCCCTTAGGTGCAAGGAACCAGAAGGCAAGGACTTGCTGTCTTACATGCACACCCTGTATGAAATCTGCCCCTACCTGAAGTTTGGTTACATGGCAGCCAATGGAGCCATTGCTGAAGCATGCAGAAATGAGGACCACATCCATATAGTAGACTTCCACATTGCTCAGGGAACGCAGTGGATGACTCTCCTTCAAGCTCTTGCAGCCAGACCAGGTGGGGCTCCACATGTGCGTATCACAGGTATTGATGACCCTGTTTCTAAATATGCCCGAGGTGACGGTTTAGATGCAGTTGCGAGACGGTTGACTGCAATTTCTGAGAAATTTAATATCCCCATAGAGTTCCATGGAGTACCAGTTTATGCTCCAGATGTGACGAAGGAGATGTTTGATCTTAGGCCTGGAGAGGCTCTCGCCGTAAACTTTCCCTTGGAGCTTCACCACACTCCTGATGAGAGTGTTGATGTGAACAATCCAAGAGATGGGCTGCTTCGTATGATCAAATCACTCAATCCCAAGGTGGTCACGTTGGTGGAGCAAGAATCTAATACAAACACAACCCCTTTCCTCACTCGGTTTGTAGAAACTCTCAACTATTACCTGGCAATGTTTGAGTCCATTGATGTCAGATTGCCGAGAAACCAGAAGGAGCGAATTAGTGTGGAGCAGCATTGCCTAGCAAGGGATATAGTTAATGTCATTGCTTGTGAGGGGAAGGAGAGGGAGGAGCGCCACGAGCTCTTCGGAAAATGGAAGTCTAGATTCATGATGGCAGGTTTCCGGCAATGCCCTTTGAGCTCCTATGTAAACTCTGTGATAAGGAGCCTGCTAAGGTGTTACTCAGAGCATTATACATTGGTGGAAATTGATGGAGCTATGCTCTTGGGATGGAAAGATAGGAATTTGATCTCTGCATCTGCCTGGTATTGA
- the LOC118047467 gene encoding chitin-inducible gibberellin-responsive protein 1 isoform X2: protein MGSHQHFGYGVTDIGNSTSSPFSTQFDCDTNATMVSDSQDCYSSTQNLSGESSSYFSRLNPSGGTSLLQDASSSHNIKHTLLKLETTLMGPDDDEDVSTPNTCLGASSRPPTSDQKPRAWSQQHEGSHVIQTQTSFVSRQRQFHEGAHVEKRQKEMEEVPFHGIPSGDLKQLLIACAKALAENKVNDFDKLIEKARSVVSISGEPIQRLGAYLVEGLVARKESSGTNIYRALRCKEPEGKDLLSYMHTLYEICPYLKFGYMAANGAIAEACRNEDHIHIVDFHIAQGTQWMTLLQALAARPGGAPHVRITGIDDPVSKYARGDGLDAVARRLTAISEKFNIPIEFHGVPVYAPDVTKEMFDLRPGEALAVNFPLELHHTPDESVDVNNPRDGLLRMIKSLNPKVVTLVEQESNTNTTPFLTRFVETLNYYLAMFESIDVRLPRNQKERISVEQHCLARDIVNVIACEGKEREERHELFGKWKSRFMMAGFRQCPLSSYVNSVIRSLLRCYSEHYTLVEIDGAMLLGWKDRNLISASAWY, encoded by the exons ATGGGATCACACCAGCATTTTGGATACGGTGTCACTG ATATAGGAAATTCAACCAGCTCGCCCTTCTCAACTCAATTTGATTGTGATACAAATGCTACTATGGTAAGTGACAGCCAGGACTGCTACAGCTCCACACAGAATCTCTCAGGTGAATCTAGCAGTTATTTTAGTAGGCTGAACCCTTCTGGTGGCACTTCATTGCTGCAAGATGCAAGTTCTAGCCATAACATAAAACACACGTTGCTGAAATTGGAGACTACTCTAATGGGGCCAGACGATGATGAAGATGTAAGCACACCGAATACTTGTTTGGGGGCAAGTAGCAGGCCACCGACATCAGATCAGAAACCTAGGGCCTGGAGCCAGCAGCACGAGGGTTCTCATGTTATTCAGACTCAGACATCTTTTGTTTCAAGGCAGAGGCAGTTCCACGAAGGTGCTCATGTTGAGAAACGccaaaaagaaatggaagaagTACCTTTTCATGGCATTCCATCTGGAGATTTGAAGCAGCTGTTGATTGCATGTGCTAAAGCTCTTGCTGAAAACAAGGTGAATGATTTCGATAAGTTGATTGAGAAGGCCAGAAGTGTGGTGTCTATCAGTGGGGAGCCAATCCAGCGTCTTGGTGCATACTTGGTAGAGGGATTGGTAGCAAGGAAGGAGTCATCAGGTACTAATATTTATCGTGCCCTTAGGTGCAAGGAACCAGAAGGCAAGGACTTGCTGTCTTACATGCACACCCTGTATGAAATCTGCCCCTACCTGAAGTTTGGTTACATGGCAGCCAATGGAGCCATTGCTGAAGCATGCAGAAATGAGGACCACATCCATATAGTAGACTTCCACATTGCTCAGGGAACGCAGTGGATGACTCTCCTTCAAGCTCTTGCAGCCAGACCAGGTGGGGCTCCACATGTGCGTATCACAGGTATTGATGACCCTGTTTCTAAATATGCCCGAGGTGACGGTTTAGATGCAGTTGCGAGACGGTTGACTGCAATTTCTGAGAAATTTAATATCCCCATAGAGTTCCATGGAGTACCAGTTTATGCTCCAGATGTGACGAAGGAGATGTTTGATCTTAGGCCTGGAGAGGCTCTCGCCGTAAACTTTCCCTTGGAGCTTCACCACACTCCTGATGAGAGTGTTGATGTGAACAATCCAAGAGATGGGCTGCTTCGTATGATCAAATCACTCAATCCCAAGGTGGTCACGTTGGTGGAGCAAGAATCTAATACAAACACAACCCCTTTCCTCACTCGGTTTGTAGAAACTCTCAACTATTACCTGGCAATGTTTGAGTCCATTGATGTCAGATTGCCGAGAAACCAGAAGGAGCGAATTAGTGTGGAGCAGCATTGCCTAGCAAGGGATATAGTTAATGTCATTGCTTGTGAGGGGAAGGAGAGGGAGGAGCGCCACGAGCTCTTCGGAAAATGGAAGTCTAGATTCATGATGGCAGGTTTCCGGCAATGCCCTTTGAGCTCCTATGTAAACTCTGTGATAAGGAGCCTGCTAAGGTGTTACTCAGAGCATTATACATTGGTGGAAATTGATGGAGCTATGCTCTTGGGATGGAAAGATAGGAATTTGATCTCTGCATCTGCCTGGTATTGA
- the LOC118047466 gene encoding calcium/calmodulin-regulated receptor-like kinase 1 yields the protein MESSGLIIGISIGVVIGVFLAILALFCLRYHRKRSQIGSSSSRRAAKIPIRANGADACTVMSDSTIDPESPVKAGRNRVPLWLEGFKRSHVVSVSGIPEFSYKDLQKATYNFTTLIGQGAFGPVYKAQITMDETVAVKVLATDSKQGEKEFQTEVMLLGRLHHRNLVNLVGYCAEKGQHMLIYVYMSEGSLASHLYREDLKPLNWDLRVYIALDVARGLEYLHNGAVPPVIHRDIKSSNILLDQCMRARVADFGLSREEMVEEHAANIRGTFGYLDPEYVSSRTFTKKSDVYSYGVLLFELIAGRNPQQGLLEYVELAAMNTEGKVGWEEIVDPRLDGKFDVQELNEVAVLAYKCVNRAPRKRPSMRDIVQVLSRILKLRHDKKHLKKSLSATTADEISIDMDQQEIRTPLSEHHHRREESVDNADTGEV from the exons ATGGAGTCATCAGGGTTGATTATTGGGATTTCAATTGGGGTGGTGATTGGAGTGTTTTTGGCTATTTTAGCGCTGTTTTGTTTGAGGTACCATAGAAAGCGGTCGCAGATTGGAAGTAGCAGTTCTAGGAGGGCGGCGAAGATCCCTATCCGGGCTAATGGTGCAGATGCATGTACTGTTATGTCTGACTCGACCATTGATCCAGAGTCACCTGTGAAAGCCGGAAGAAACAGGGTGCCCTTGTGGCTGGAAGGATTTAAGAGGAGTCATGTGGTTTCAGTTTCTGGGATACCTGAGTTTTCTTACAA GGATCTACAAAAAGCAACCTATAATTTTACAACACTAATAGGACAAGGAGCATTTGGTCCTGTTTATAAAGCTCAGATTACAATGGATGAGACTGTTGCTGTTAAAGTGCTTGCAACTGATTCTAAGCAAGGGGAGAAAGAATTTCAGACGGAG GTTATGCTATTGGGAAGGTTGCATCACAGAAACCTTGTGAACTTGGTTGGATATTGTGCAGAAAAGGGCCAGCATATGCTTATATATGTCTATATGAGTGAAGGCAGCTTGGCTTCTCATTTATACA GAGAAGACCTCAAACCATTGAACTGGGATTTGAGGGTTTATATTGCTTTAGATGTAGCAAGGGGCTTGGAGTATCTCCACAATGgg GCAGTTCCTCCTGTGATTCACCGGGACATTAAATCTTCCAACATTCTGTTGGATCAGTGTATGAGAGCCAGG GTAGCTGATTTTGGGCTTTCAAGAGAAGAGATGGTGGAAGAACATGCAGCCAATATAAGGGGAACTTTTGGGTATCTTGATCCTGAATATGTATCTTCAAGGACGTTCACAAAGAAAAGTGATGTCTACAGCTATGGAGTGTTGCTCTTTGAGCTTATAGCTGGCAGAAATCCTCAACAAGGTCTTCTAGAATATGTTGAACTT GCAGCAATGAATACTGAGGGAAAAGTTGGGTGGGAGGAAATAGTTGATCCACGTCTGGATGGGAAATTTGATGTTCAAGAGCTCAATGAAGTGGCAGTTCTAGCATATAAATGCGTCAACCGTGCCCCAAGAAAACGGCCTTCCATGCGAGACATTGTGCAAGTTCTTTCCAGGATCCTCAAATTGAGGCACGATAAGAAGCATCTCAAGAAGTCCCTTTCTGCCACCACAGCAGACGAAATTTCCATTGATATGGACCAACAAGAAATCAGAACTCCTCTCTCTGAACACCACCACCGAAGAGAGGAGTCAGTTGACAATGCTGACACTGGTGAAGTATAG